The Daucus carota subsp. sativus chromosome 7, DH1 v3.0, whole genome shotgun sequence genome window below encodes:
- the LOC108192228 gene encoding uncharacterized protein LOC108192228, whose product MNLAESESLRPVLGPAGNTARSVTESRKPVTKQPTRMDKKSLTLSEISEVRGKKSPTLSSDSKLMPSIPRKQRGGDKVFRPSLSMNASCSSDASTDSCQSRASTGRIVRRSVPNLRKQSAPRIGGGEGGNVDALEAVESSFDGSLMKKRVSKSSLTKLSRLDIQNELKSTQRQLWEEMTLPSVMENDDNELPFDQDSTDFVERIKKVLEDSREMCKGI is encoded by the exons ATGAATTTAGCCGAATCCGAGTCGCTCCGGCCGGTTCTCGGCCCTGCCGGAAACACCGCCAGATCGGTCACCGAGTCGCGCAAACCGGTCACTAAGCAACCCACCAGAATGGACAAGAAGTCTCTGACATTGTCGGAGATCAGTGAAGTTAGGGGGAAGAAGTCTCCGACATTGTCGTCGGACTCGAAGCTGATGCCGTCGATTCCGAGGAAGCAGCGGGGAGGGGATAAGGTGTTCAGGCCGAGCTTGTCGATGAACGCTTCGTGCTCGTCGGATGCTTCGACTGATTCGTGTCAGAGTCGAGCCTCGACTGGGAGGATTGTGAGGAGGAGTGTGCCCAATTTGAGGAAGCAGTCTGCTCCGAGGATCGGTGGGGGTGAGGGAGGCAATGTGGATGCCCTCGAAGCGGTTGAGAGCTCGTTTGATGGTTCATTGATGAAGAAACG TGTATCAAAAAGCTCTCTTACAAAGCTCTCTAGACTTGATATTCAGAATGAGCTGAAATCCACTCAAAGGCAACTCTGGGAAGAAATGACTTTGCCAAGTGTCATGGAAAATGATGATAATGAACTTCCTTTTGATCAAGATTCTACTGATTTTGTTGAGCGTATAAAGAAAGTACTTGAAGACTCGAGAGAGATGTGCAAAGGAATCTAA